Proteins encoded by one window of Mycolicibacterium sp. ND9-15:
- a CDS encoding Zn-ribbon domain-containing OB-fold protein, giving the protein MPTQQVALAPEISTWPDDNPQLIGSRCGACGATTFPVQQRCPRCSAGEMSELKLPRRGTLVAWTTQGFPPGPPYKGPTGDDFVPFGVGLVQLEDVIRVEGRLTENDPAKLEFGMEVELTMVPLTTDDDGNEVVTFAFKPV; this is encoded by the coding sequence GTGCCGACACAGCAAGTGGCGCTCGCGCCCGAAATCTCGACCTGGCCCGACGACAACCCACAGCTCATCGGAAGCCGGTGCGGCGCATGCGGCGCCACCACATTCCCCGTCCAGCAGCGCTGCCCCAGGTGCAGCGCCGGTGAGATGTCCGAACTCAAGCTGCCCCGGCGCGGCACGCTGGTGGCGTGGACGACGCAGGGCTTTCCGCCCGGCCCTCCCTACAAGGGCCCGACCGGGGACGACTTCGTGCCGTTCGGCGTCGGGCTCGTCCAGCTCGAGGACGTCATCCGCGTCGAGGGCCGGCTCACCGAGAACGACCCCGCCAAGCTCGAGTTCGGCATGGAGGTCGAGCTGACGATGGTGCCGCTCACCACCGACGACGACGGCAACGAGGTCGTCACCTTCGCCTTCAAGCCCGTCTAG
- a CDS encoding nuclear transport factor 2 family protein — MDADKVQIAEVLIRYATGIDAKDWGLFRTCWTDEVDIDYGDLGTFTDADAFTTLMEQIHGGMGQTYHRISNIVVDVRADRATARSYVHAVLMAVPGDAGSWIDALGHYDDELTRTAEGWRIAKRTTNIARVMSAAGVAQ; from the coding sequence GTGGACGCCGACAAAGTGCAGATCGCCGAGGTGTTGATTCGCTACGCGACCGGGATAGACGCCAAGGACTGGGGGCTGTTTCGCACGTGCTGGACCGACGAGGTCGACATCGACTACGGCGACCTGGGGACCTTCACCGACGCCGACGCCTTCACCACGCTGATGGAGCAGATCCACGGCGGCATGGGCCAGACGTATCACCGCATCTCCAACATCGTCGTCGACGTCCGGGCCGACCGGGCGACGGCACGGTCCTACGTACACGCCGTGCTGATGGCCGTGCCGGGCGACGCCGGAAGCTGGATCGATGCGCTCGGTCACTACGACGACGAACTCACCCGCACCGCGGAGGGCTGGCGGATCGCCAAGCGCACGACGAACATCGCCCGGGTGATGAGCGCGGCCGGCGTGGCGCAGTGA
- a CDS encoding SDR family NAD(P)-dependent oxidoreductase has translation MTAEFTARYGPWAVIAGASEGIGAAVADQLASHGLNLVLIARNGTLLDQVATAARDRYGVQVHTLVQDLTVPDMVTRVAAATDGLDVGLLVYNAGASDRTATFLENELDYSLNQIALDCIGPTALARHFGPPMCGRGHGGIVIVASLACLAGSATLAVYSAVKAFQHTFAEGLWAELRPHGVDVCCTPLGMTYTPALARMGVEYDPHTQMRSEDVAAEIIANIGNGPTYVVGDDNRAVASQVWTIDRRTLVEMISAASTDFAAKRKG, from the coding sequence GTGACGGCGGAGTTCACCGCCCGGTACGGACCATGGGCGGTGATTGCCGGGGCGTCGGAGGGTATCGGCGCCGCCGTAGCCGACCAATTGGCCTCGCACGGGCTCAATCTCGTGTTGATCGCGCGAAACGGCACGCTGCTCGACCAGGTGGCGACCGCGGCGCGTGATCGGTACGGCGTGCAGGTGCACACACTCGTTCAGGACCTGACCGTGCCGGACATGGTCACGAGGGTCGCGGCGGCCACCGACGGCCTCGACGTGGGGTTGCTCGTCTACAACGCGGGCGCCTCCGACCGCACCGCGACCTTCCTCGAGAACGAACTCGACTACTCGCTCAACCAGATCGCGCTGGACTGCATCGGGCCGACGGCGCTCGCCCGTCACTTCGGACCGCCGATGTGCGGCCGCGGTCACGGCGGCATCGTGATCGTCGCGTCGCTGGCGTGCCTGGCCGGGTCGGCCACGCTCGCGGTGTACTCGGCGGTCAAGGCGTTCCAGCACACGTTCGCCGAGGGGCTGTGGGCGGAGTTGCGCCCGCACGGCGTGGACGTGTGCTGCACGCCGCTCGGCATGACCTACACGCCGGCGCTCGCGCGGATGGGCGTCGAATACGACCCGCACACGCAGATGCGCTCCGAGGACGTCGCCGCCGAGATCATCGCGAACATCGGCAACGGACCCACCTACGTCGTCGGCGATGACAACCGCGCCGTCGCATCGCAGGTGTGGACGATTGACCGCCGCACGCTGGTCGAGATGATCAGCGCGGCCTCAACCGATTTCGCCGCCAAAAGGAAAGGCTGA
- a CDS encoding VOC family protein, with product MTILPGPIRQIGYVVTDIDRAIASWLELGVGPWFVMRNLTLTARYRGEPCEITQSLALSNSGDMQIELIQQDSEAPSIFTEFLAAGGEGFHQFAYWATDFDATMQAVAQAAWPVVWAGGEDVGTRFAYVEPPAGQAHVAQIIEIMELTEITSGMAAFVRDAAANWDGSDPIRVLG from the coding sequence ATGACCATTCTGCCGGGGCCGATCCGCCAGATCGGCTACGTCGTGACCGACATCGACCGGGCGATCGCGAGCTGGCTCGAACTCGGCGTCGGCCCGTGGTTCGTGATGCGGAACCTGACGCTGACCGCGCGGTATCGCGGCGAGCCGTGTGAGATCACCCAGTCGCTGGCGCTGAGCAACAGCGGCGACATGCAGATCGAACTGATCCAGCAGGACAGCGAGGCGCCGAGCATCTTCACCGAATTTCTCGCTGCCGGGGGCGAGGGATTTCATCAGTTCGCATACTGGGCAACCGACTTCGACGCCACCATGCAGGCCGTCGCGCAGGCGGCCTGGCCGGTCGTCTGGGCAGGCGGCGAGGATGTCGGCACCCGCTTCGCCTACGTCGAACCGCCTGCCGGCCAAGCCCACGTCGCGCAGATCATCGAGATCATGGAGCTCACGGAAATCACGAGCGGGATGGCCGCATTCGTGCGCGACGCCGCCGCGAACTGGGACGGCAGCGACCCGATCCGCGTACTCGGTTAG
- a CDS encoding hemerythrin domain-containing protein, giving the protein MTPAQRHDVVDKIVSDHHEFEDVFKELEKHEGAAQHRRDLVEHVIAGIVRHAVSEEQYVYPAARRVLENGDEIVEHEIEEHSKAEEVMNEIEKCNTEDPKFDELVDKLIDDIRHHIEDEEENLLPKLRQACDSAELQELGEKFETAKKMAPTRPHPMAPDRPPANRILGPGAGLVDRLRDALSGRNS; this is encoded by the coding sequence ATGACCCCAGCCCAGCGTCATGACGTCGTCGACAAAATCGTCAGCGATCACCACGAATTCGAAGACGTGTTCAAAGAGCTCGAGAAGCACGAAGGCGCCGCGCAGCATCGGCGTGATCTCGTCGAGCATGTGATCGCCGGGATCGTCCGCCACGCCGTGAGTGAAGAACAGTACGTGTACCCCGCGGCTCGGCGGGTCTTGGAGAACGGCGATGAGATCGTCGAGCACGAAATCGAGGAGCACTCCAAGGCCGAAGAGGTGATGAACGAAATCGAGAAGTGCAACACGGAGGACCCCAAGTTCGACGAGCTGGTCGACAAGCTGATCGACGACATCCGCCACCACATCGAGGATGAGGAAGAAAATCTGCTGCCCAAGCTGCGGCAGGCGTGCGACAGCGCAGAGTTGCAAGAGCTCGGTGAGAAGTTCGAGACCGCGAAGAAGATGGCGCCGACCCGCCCGCACCCCATGGCGCCCGACCGTCCGCCGGCCAACAGGATCCTGGGGCCCGGGGCGGGTTTGGTCGACCGGCTACGCGACGCCCTCAGCGGCCGCAACAGTTGA
- a CDS encoding enoyl-CoA hydratase/isomerase family protein: MVDLELDDGLAVITIDRPEARNAIAPETMEQLDAALDGAEGATALVIKGAGDRAFVSGGDLKQLAALRTEADAAAMARRMRAVCDRIATFASVTVAVLNGHALGGGAEFAVAADIRLAAADIKIGFNQVSLEIMPAWGGAERLAELVGYSRALLLAGTGTILPAIEAERVGLIDRVLPRESFDDDWRAIARKLAHRPAGEIKRVMKGASTDEAVDAFARLWVSDEHWAAAEKAMNRSK, translated from the coding sequence ATGGTCGACCTCGAGTTGGACGACGGCTTGGCGGTCATCACCATCGACCGGCCGGAGGCGCGCAATGCGATCGCACCGGAGACCATGGAGCAGTTGGATGCCGCGCTCGACGGGGCGGAGGGCGCGACGGCGCTCGTCATCAAGGGCGCGGGTGACCGGGCGTTCGTGTCGGGTGGTGACCTCAAACAGCTCGCGGCGCTGCGCACCGAGGCCGACGCCGCCGCCATGGCCAGGCGGATGCGTGCGGTGTGCGACCGCATCGCGACGTTCGCCAGTGTCACCGTCGCGGTGCTCAACGGCCATGCGCTCGGCGGAGGGGCCGAGTTCGCGGTGGCGGCCGACATCCGCCTGGCCGCCGCCGACATCAAGATCGGCTTCAACCAGGTGTCGCTCGAGATCATGCCCGCGTGGGGCGGTGCGGAGCGCCTGGCCGAACTGGTCGGTTACAGCAGGGCGCTGCTGCTGGCCGGCACCGGCACCATCCTTCCGGCCATCGAGGCCGAACGTGTCGGGCTGATCGACCGGGTGCTGCCGCGGGAGTCGTTCGACGACGACTGGCGCGCGATCGCCCGCAAGCTCGCCCACCGGCCGGCCGGCGAGATCAAGCGCGTGATGAAGGGCGCCTCCACCGACGAGGCCGTCGACGCGTTCGCGCGGCTGTGGGTGTCCGACGAGCACTGGGCCGCCGCCGAGAAGGCGATGAACCGCTCCAAGTAA
- a CDS encoding AMP-binding protein: MRKIPVELTRRYEEEGWWTPDTLGELLARNLAANPEAGFWVHSDARPYTGTFADVELRARRLAAGLHRRGVGPGDVVALQLPNWMEAAVAFWASTFLGAVVVPIVHFYGRRELGHILSTARPKVFITARDFGRMTFAPDLAADVPIVALVGADERLREEHVHSFDELLDDEPMAGTLATDPAGPALIAFTSGTTSNPKGVVHSHQTLGFETKQLLENYPRDRGRQLTAAPVGHFIGMVGAFLIPVLEGAAIDLCDVWDPGKVLKLMETEGMSVGGGPPYFVTSLLDHPDCTDAHRSRFTTVGLGGSTVPAAVTRRLADLGFFVFRSYGSTEHPSITGSRPTAPEDKRLYTDGDLRPGVEIKLTEDGEILSRGPDLCLGYTDDELTKRAFDDEGWYHTGDIGVLDDDGYLTITDRKTDVIIRGGENISALEVEEVLLGMPSVAEAVVVAATDDRLGERAAAVLRVRAGYVMPTLEEVRAHFKQAGVAIQKWPEELHEVPEGQDYPRTASGKVQKFRVREQLRQDSTAALARRTPGS, encoded by the coding sequence ATGCGCAAAATCCCGGTCGAGTTGACCAGACGCTACGAGGAAGAAGGTTGGTGGACGCCCGACACTCTCGGTGAACTGCTGGCGCGAAACCTCGCCGCCAACCCGGAGGCCGGCTTCTGGGTGCACTCCGACGCCCGCCCGTACACCGGCACGTTCGCCGATGTCGAACTGCGGGCCCGGCGACTGGCTGCAGGTCTGCACAGGCGCGGGGTCGGGCCCGGCGACGTGGTGGCGCTGCAGTTGCCCAACTGGATGGAGGCCGCGGTCGCGTTCTGGGCGTCCACGTTCCTGGGTGCGGTCGTCGTACCGATCGTGCACTTCTACGGCCGCAGGGAACTCGGCCACATTCTGTCGACCGCGCGGCCGAAGGTTTTCATCACCGCGCGGGACTTCGGCCGGATGACGTTTGCGCCAGACCTGGCCGCCGACGTCCCGATCGTCGCCCTGGTGGGGGCCGACGAGCGCTTGCGCGAGGAGCATGTCCACAGTTTCGATGAGCTTCTCGATGACGAACCGATGGCGGGAACGCTGGCGACCGATCCGGCCGGCCCGGCGCTGATCGCGTTCACCTCGGGGACCACGAGCAACCCGAAAGGTGTTGTGCACAGCCATCAGACGCTGGGTTTCGAAACCAAGCAGTTGTTGGAGAATTACCCGAGGGACCGCGGCAGGCAGCTCACCGCGGCGCCGGTCGGGCACTTCATCGGCATGGTCGGCGCGTTTCTCATTCCGGTGCTCGAGGGTGCGGCGATCGATCTGTGCGATGTGTGGGATCCGGGCAAGGTACTCAAACTCATGGAGACCGAGGGCATGTCGGTCGGGGGCGGGCCGCCGTACTTCGTCACCAGCCTGCTCGATCACCCCGACTGCACGGACGCGCATCGGTCGCGCTTCACCACCGTCGGGCTCGGTGGGTCCACCGTTCCCGCGGCGGTGACGCGCCGGCTTGCCGACTTGGGCTTCTTCGTATTTCGGTCCTACGGGAGCACCGAGCATCCGTCCATCACGGGCTCGCGGCCGACGGCACCGGAGGACAAACGGCTCTACACCGATGGCGATTTACGCCCCGGCGTCGAGATCAAGCTGACCGAAGACGGTGAAATCCTCTCGCGCGGACCCGATCTGTGCCTGGGGTACACCGACGACGAGCTCACCAAGCGCGCGTTCGACGACGAGGGTTGGTATCACACCGGCGACATCGGTGTGCTCGACGACGACGGCTACCTCACCATCACCGACCGCAAGACCGACGTGATCATCCGCGGCGGCGAGAACATCTCCGCGCTCGAAGTCGAAGAGGTGCTGCTCGGTATGCCCAGCGTGGCCGAAGCCGTCGTGGTGGCCGCGACCGACGACCGGCTCGGCGAGCGGGCGGCCGCAGTGTTGCGCGTCCGAGCGGGCTACGTCATGCCGACGCTCGAGGAGGTGCGCGCCCACTTCAAACAAGCGGGTGTGGCGATCCAGAAGTGGCCCGAGGAACTGCACGAGGTTCCCGAGGGGCAGGACTATCCGCGGACGGCGAGCGGCAAGGTGCAGAAGTTCCGCGTGCGCGAACAGCTGCGTCAGGACAGCACCGCTGCCCTCGCGAGACGTACACCAGGGTCGTGA
- a CDS encoding amidohydrolase family protein: MGQLSHRVDIPFPLFDADNHLYEPPEAMTKYLPKEYQDIVQYVEVNGRTKIAIKGQISNYIPNPTFSVVAKPGAWEEYFKFGNPDGKSKRELFGEPMRSIPAFFEPAPRLELMDELGVDRSLMFPTLASLIEERLRDDPVAIHVIIHSLNQWLDEVWGFNYQNRIFTTPVITLPIVEKAIEELDWAVKRGARAILIRPAPVPGFRGPRSFALPEFDPFWEKCVEYDVFVGMHSSDSGYSRYTSEWDGAAQEMLPFQTNAMSILNEWRPIQDAVASWVIHGALFRHPKLKVGIVEAGSKWMFPLLDSMAEVWKKAPEAFLGNPIEEIKNRIYVSPFYEEGIDDLINLIGVDQVLYGSDWPHPEGLAEPTHYVTALEHLSVEDQAKIMGGNLGRLVTV; this comes from the coding sequence ATGGGGCAACTGTCACATCGGGTCGACATCCCGTTCCCGCTGTTCGACGCGGACAACCACCTGTACGAGCCGCCGGAGGCGATGACCAAGTACCTGCCCAAGGAGTACCAGGACATCGTCCAATACGTCGAGGTCAACGGGCGCACGAAGATCGCCATCAAGGGGCAGATCAGCAACTACATCCCGAACCCGACGTTCTCCGTGGTCGCCAAGCCGGGCGCCTGGGAGGAGTACTTCAAGTTCGGCAACCCGGACGGCAAGAGTAAGCGCGAGCTGTTCGGCGAGCCGATGCGGTCGATTCCGGCGTTCTTCGAACCCGCCCCGCGCCTGGAGTTGATGGACGAGCTGGGCGTCGACCGCTCGCTGATGTTCCCGACGCTGGCCAGCCTCATCGAGGAGCGGCTGCGCGACGACCCGGTCGCGATCCACGTCATCATCCACTCGCTGAACCAGTGGCTCGACGAGGTGTGGGGCTTCAACTACCAGAACCGCATCTTCACCACCCCGGTGATCACGCTGCCGATCGTGGAGAAGGCGATCGAGGAACTGGACTGGGCGGTCAAGCGTGGCGCCCGCGCCATCCTGATCCGTCCCGCGCCGGTGCCCGGGTTCCGCGGTCCCCGCTCGTTCGCGCTGCCCGAGTTCGATCCGTTCTGGGAGAAGTGCGTCGAGTACGACGTGTTCGTCGGCATGCACTCGTCGGACAGCGGCTACTCGCGTTACACCTCCGAGTGGGACGGTGCCGCCCAGGAGATGCTGCCGTTCCAGACCAACGCGATGTCCATCCTCAACGAGTGGCGCCCAATCCAGGATGCGGTGGCCTCGTGGGTGATTCACGGTGCGCTGTTCCGGCACCCGAAGCTCAAGGTCGGCATCGTCGAGGCCGGGTCCAAATGGATGTTCCCGCTGCTGGACTCCATGGCCGAGGTCTGGAAGAAGGCCCCCGAGGCCTTCCTGGGCAACCCGATCGAGGAGATCAAGAACCGCATTTACGTCAGCCCGTTCTACGAGGAGGGCATCGACGACCTGATCAACCTCATCGGCGTGGACCAGGTGCTCTACGGCTCCGACTGGCCGCACCCCGAGGGCCTGGCGGAGCCGACCCACTACGTGACCGCGCTCGAACACCTTTCGGTCGAGGATCAGGCGAAGATCATGGGCGGCAACCTGGGTCGTCTCGTCACGGTGTGA
- a CDS encoding FadD3 family acyl-CoA ligase, giving the protein MTQRWETIPELVLNAADRFGDAEAVVDGPLRLSFAELVQRIRCAAGAFADYGLAKGDRAAIWAPNSADWIVAAFGLLVAGGVLVPVNTRFKPEEAADVIGRSGAKAVLVQKGFLGLDYALPPSKSSEPPPVIDLGSDFLSSGSPFEREVDGTDIADVIFTSGTTGRPKGAMMNHRQTLRAYEEWATLADLREGDRYLMINPYFHTFGLKAGLIACFLRGATMLPVAAFDVGRVVDLVERERITMLPGPPTLYHSLLSVADKGRLSTLRAGVTGAADIPVELIRRIRDELPFQSLMTGYGLTEAGNVTLSRPGDTPEDVATTAGLPCEDVEVRIAADGEVLVRGYNVMQGYLDDPAATADAIDADGFLHTGDLGEFTESGRLRIVGRKKDMFIVGGFNAYPAEIEGFLLEHPAVAQAAVIGVPDDRMGQVGKAFVVRNADYDDVTGEDLISWSRERMAGFKVPRSVEFLDSLPLNATGKVMKDRLVNTQS; this is encoded by the coding sequence GTGACGCAACGCTGGGAGACCATCCCCGAGTTGGTCTTGAACGCGGCGGACCGTTTCGGCGACGCGGAAGCTGTCGTCGACGGTCCGCTGCGCTTGTCCTTTGCGGAGCTGGTGCAGCGAATACGTTGCGCCGCAGGAGCTTTCGCTGATTACGGGCTCGCGAAAGGCGATCGGGCCGCGATCTGGGCGCCGAACTCCGCCGACTGGATCGTCGCGGCCTTCGGTCTGCTGGTGGCCGGCGGCGTGCTCGTCCCCGTCAACACGCGGTTCAAACCGGAGGAGGCGGCCGACGTCATCGGCCGCAGCGGCGCCAAAGCCGTGCTGGTGCAGAAGGGTTTCCTCGGGCTGGACTACGCCCTACCGCCTTCAAAGTCGAGTGAGCCGCCGCCCGTGATCGACCTGGGGTCGGACTTCCTGTCGAGCGGGTCGCCCTTCGAACGGGAGGTCGACGGCACCGACATCGCCGACGTCATCTTCACCTCCGGTACCACCGGTAGGCCCAAGGGCGCGATGATGAACCACCGCCAAACGCTTCGGGCGTACGAGGAGTGGGCAACGCTCGCGGATCTCCGCGAGGGCGACCGCTACCTGATGATCAACCCGTACTTCCACACGTTCGGGCTCAAGGCCGGGCTCATCGCATGCTTCCTACGGGGCGCCACCATGCTTCCGGTGGCCGCGTTCGACGTCGGTCGGGTCGTCGATCTTGTTGAGCGCGAACGCATCACGATGCTGCCCGGCCCGCCCACGCTGTACCACTCGCTGCTGAGCGTCGCCGACAAGGGCAGGCTCTCGACCCTGCGCGCGGGGGTGACCGGCGCAGCCGACATCCCGGTGGAGTTGATCCGCCGCATCCGCGACGAGTTGCCGTTTCAGAGTTTGATGACGGGCTACGGGCTCACCGAGGCCGGCAATGTGACGCTATCGCGTCCCGGCGACACTCCCGAGGACGTCGCGACCACGGCCGGGCTGCCCTGCGAAGACGTGGAGGTCCGCATCGCCGCCGACGGCGAGGTACTGGTGCGCGGCTACAACGTCATGCAGGGTTACCTCGACGACCCCGCCGCGACGGCCGATGCCATCGACGCCGACGGCTTCCTGCACACCGGTGATCTCGGCGAGTTCACCGAGTCGGGACGGCTGCGGATCGTGGGCCGCAAGAAGGACATGTTCATAGTCGGTGGCTTCAACGCCTATCCCGCGGAGATCGAGGGGTTCCTGCTCGAACATCCCGCGGTGGCCCAGGCCGCGGTGATCGGAGTGCCGGACGACCGGATGGGTCAGGTCGGGAAGGCGTTCGTCGTGCGCAATGCCGATTACGACGACGTCACGGGTGAGGACCTCATTTCGTGGAGCCGCGAGCGAATGGCGGGCTTCAAGGTGCCACGCTCTGTAGAGTTCCTCGACAGCCTGCCGTTGAACGCCACCGGCAAGGTGATGAAGGACCGCCTCGTGAACACTCAGAGCTGA
- a CDS encoding IspD/TarI family cytidylyltransferase: protein MTASRGQRVAAILPLPFPERVAAALEPLAGQSPLVRVVRGALAAVVDPTALSVAVAERFAGDVSEHLANEGLGAVGVAVVGGPATRAQCLAAALEQVGSAPVSARFVLVYDVRQPLTSAEVRDRVVERLTGATPVVLPVLAVTDSVKAVDGRGVVVASLDRSALQSVQYPRGFAADLLARLLTESAGESDAGKFDAEKFDAEKFDAEKFDEAVEAIRAAVPISTVDGDPEAIAVDLPHDAPYLEAVIASRRRP from the coding sequence GTGACGGCGTCTCGCGGTCAACGCGTCGCGGCGATCCTGCCGTTGCCGTTCCCGGAACGCGTTGCGGCGGCGTTGGAACCGCTCGCGGGTCAGTCGCCCCTGGTGCGTGTCGTGCGTGGCGCCCTGGCCGCCGTTGTCGATCCGACCGCGCTCAGCGTGGCGGTCGCCGAACGGTTCGCCGGTGACGTCAGCGAACACCTCGCGAATGAAGGATTGGGTGCGGTAGGCGTCGCGGTGGTCGGCGGGCCGGCCACCCGGGCGCAGTGCCTGGCGGCCGCGCTCGAACAGGTTGGTAGCGCGCCGGTTTCGGCTCGGTTCGTGCTCGTCTACGACGTTCGCCAACCGCTGACCTCGGCGGAGGTCCGGGATCGGGTCGTCGAGCGCCTCACGGGGGCAACGCCCGTGGTGCTGCCGGTGCTGGCGGTCACCGACAGCGTGAAAGCCGTCGACGGGCGCGGTGTGGTCGTCGCGTCACTGGATCGGTCGGCCCTTCAGAGCGTGCAGTACCCACGCGGGTTCGCCGCCGACCTCCTTGCCCGGTTGCTCACCGAGTCGGCCGGCGAGTCCGACGCCGGAAAGTTCGATGCTGAAAAGTTTGATGCTGAAAAGTTCGATGCTGAAAAGTTCGATGAGGCCGTCGAGGCGATCCGCGCGGCCGTTCCGATCTCCACGGTCGACGGCGACCCGGAGGCCATCGCCGTCGACCTGCCGCACGATGCCCCGTACCTCGAGGCGGTCATCGCGAGTCGCCGGCGGCCCTGA
- a CDS encoding IspD/TarI family cytidylyltransferase, whose product MGARVGADGNKAYLPVAGRPMVAWSLETVSQVPGIERVVLVYRQGELGLAGDMVARELPTARVEFVEGGESRHGSELNVLRHLEPDIESGGIDVVLIHDGARPVAGPKMFARALTAAREFGGAVPALPLPNVVTTGLQEPAAASTLVRVQTPQAFRAAPLLDAYRSADRHGFEGTDTSSCIEAFTDVAVHTFPGEMHNIKVTYARDIAIAEHLLATLRAAGDSR is encoded by the coding sequence ATGGGGGCCAGAGTCGGCGCCGACGGCAACAAGGCCTATCTCCCGGTGGCTGGTCGACCGATGGTCGCCTGGTCGCTGGAAACCGTAAGCCAAGTGCCGGGTATCGAGCGAGTCGTGCTGGTCTATCGGCAGGGTGAGCTGGGACTGGCCGGCGACATGGTCGCCCGCGAACTGCCAACGGCCCGTGTGGAGTTCGTGGAGGGTGGCGAAAGCCGGCACGGTTCCGAACTCAACGTGCTGCGCCACCTCGAGCCCGACATCGAGTCCGGCGGCATCGACGTCGTGCTCATCCACGACGGCGCGCGCCCGGTGGCCGGCCCGAAGATGTTCGCCCGCGCACTAACAGCCGCCCGTGAGTTCGGTGGTGCCGTACCGGCGTTGCCGCTTCCGAACGTCGTCACCACCGGGCTACAGGAACCGGCCGCGGCCTCCACGCTCGTTCGGGTGCAGACACCGCAAGCCTTCCGGGCCGCGCCGCTACTCGACGCCTACCGCAGCGCGGATCGCCACGGATTCGAAGGCACCGATACGTCGTCGTGCATCGAGGCGTTCACCGATGTTGCCGTGCACACGTTCCCGGGCGAGATGCACAACATCAAAGTGACCTACGCCCGCGACATCGCGATCGCCGAACACCTCCTGGCGACCCTCAGGGCCGCCGGCGACTCGCGATGA
- a CDS encoding ChaB family protein, whose product MPKTTKSGSARKSELPSTLQKSDAKAQRTFAKAHDAAAKEYGDGERAHRVAYSALKHSYEKVGDHWEPKGKKGPSDQRARSGGPNAKGKTAEGVDANASKKHLMEVARRLDVSGRSTMNKDELVSAIKKANRRVTARGR is encoded by the coding sequence ATGCCGAAGACAACCAAGAGTGGCAGTGCCCGCAAGAGCGAACTGCCGAGCACGCTGCAGAAGTCGGACGCCAAGGCGCAACGGACCTTCGCCAAGGCCCACGACGCCGCAGCCAAAGAGTACGGCGATGGCGAGCGCGCGCACCGCGTCGCCTACAGCGCGCTCAAGCACAGTTACGAGAAGGTTGGGGACCACTGGGAACCCAAGGGCAAGAAGGGGCCGAGCGATCAGCGCGCGCGTAGCGGAGGCCCCAACGCCAAGGGCAAGACCGCCGAGGGCGTCGACGCCAACGCGTCGAAGAAACACCTCATGGAGGTCGCTCGGCGGCTAGATGTCTCGGGCCGATCGACGATGAACAAAGACGAGTTGGTCTCGGCGATCAAGAAGGCCAACCGTCGCGTGACGGCCCGCGGTCGCTGA